A genomic region of Photobacterium swingsii contains the following coding sequences:
- the glpQ gene encoding glycerophosphodiester phosphodiesterase, which translates to MKKLCLAAAVGCALLSPLTVAQTDSDKIVVAHRGASGYLPEHTLPAKAMAYAMKPDFIEQDVVMTKDDQLVVLHDHYLDRVTNVAQLFPDRARDDGRYYAIDFTLAEIKQLSVTEGFNIKDGKQVQGFPERYPMWKSDFKVPTFQQEIEMIQGLNKTLGYDIGLYPEIKAPWFHRHEGKDISKAVLKVLKEYGYTEKDSNVYLQTFDFNELKRIHDELMPAMDMDLKLVQLMAYTDWNETMVYDAKGKAQPYDYDWMFEKGGMKTLGKYADGIGPWKPMVVSDASTKGNIKLTGLVKAAHAESMAVHPYTFRKDEGRIPAYAENFEDMLDIFYNTANVDGVFTDFPDIAVEFISEHE; encoded by the coding sequence ATGAAAAAACTGTGTCTTGCAGCAGCAGTGGGCTGTGCACTTCTTTCTCCTTTAACAGTGGCGCAAACAGACTCTGATAAAATTGTCGTTGCACACCGTGGTGCATCGGGTTATCTGCCTGAACATACTCTGCCTGCCAAAGCGATGGCGTACGCGATGAAGCCTGATTTCATCGAGCAAGATGTTGTAATGACTAAAGACGATCAGTTGGTCGTTTTGCATGATCATTATTTGGATCGTGTAACGAACGTTGCTCAGCTATTCCCTGATCGTGCCCGTGATGATGGCCGCTATTACGCGATTGATTTTACGTTAGCTGAAATTAAGCAATTAAGCGTAACAGAAGGTTTTAACATCAAAGACGGTAAGCAAGTACAAGGCTTCCCTGAGCGTTACCCTATGTGGAAGTCTGACTTTAAAGTGCCGACCTTCCAGCAAGAAATTGAAATGATCCAAGGTTTGAATAAAACCTTGGGCTATGACATTGGCTTGTACCCAGAAATAAAAGCACCGTGGTTCCATCGCCACGAAGGCAAAGACATCAGTAAAGCTGTGCTAAAAGTATTAAAAGAATATGGGTACACAGAGAAAGACAGTAATGTGTATTTACAGACTTTTGATTTTAATGAGCTTAAGCGTATTCACGATGAGCTAATGCCAGCAATGGATATGGACTTAAAATTGGTTCAGCTAATGGCGTATACCGATTGGAATGAAACCATGGTCTATGATGCCAAAGGTAAGGCACAACCTTACGACTACGACTGGATGTTTGAAAAGGGTGGAATGAAAACGCTTGGAAAATATGCTGACGGTATTGGTCCTTGGAAGCCAATGGTGGTTTCAGATGCATCCACCAAAGGGAATATCAAACTGACGGGCTTAGTGAAAGCGGCGCATGCTGAAAGCATGGCGGTTCACCCATACACTTTCCGTAAAGATGAAGGTCGTATTCCTGCCTATGCGGAAAACTTTGAAGACATGCTCGATATTTTCTATAACACAGCCAATGTTGATGGGGTGTTTACTGACTTCCCTGACATTGCTGTAGAATTTATTTCGGAGCATGAATAA
- a CDS encoding ion transporter translates to MSKSPLRTKLYDIIFGTQTKGGQYFDIALIIAIISSEIVLILSSVASIETRFSRSLFYIELGFTLLFTIEYLLRLYCSPKPLAYARSFYGIVDLIAIVPAYIAFFVPGANYLLIIRLIRVLRIFRVLKLVRYLRDSNILLRSLKHAQRKILVFFSSVSILVTVFGSLMYIIEGPDNGFSSIPQSIYWAIVTITTVGYGDLVPHTVLGKFVASLTMLLGYSILAVPTGIITAELNQEMKVSRELIRCPNCATSGHETDAHYCKECGTHLPEQV, encoded by the coding sequence ATGTCTAAATCACCACTAAGAACGAAACTGTATGACATCATCTTTGGTACCCAAACCAAAGGCGGACAATACTTTGATATTGCCTTAATCATCGCCATCATCAGCTCTGAAATCGTTTTAATCCTCTCTTCTGTCGCCAGCATAGAAACGCGTTTTAGTCGCTCTCTTTTCTATATCGAATTGGGGTTTACTCTGCTCTTTACAATCGAATACCTATTGCGCCTGTACTGCTCGCCCAAACCGCTTGCTTATGCGCGTAGTTTTTATGGCATCGTTGACTTGATTGCCATCGTACCGGCTTATATCGCGTTCTTTGTACCTGGTGCGAATTACTTACTGATTATTCGCTTAATCCGTGTGTTACGGATCTTCCGTGTGCTCAAATTAGTACGATACTTACGCGATTCCAATATCTTGCTACGATCTCTTAAGCACGCTCAACGAAAAATCTTGGTGTTCTTCAGTTCCGTATCTATCTTAGTAACTGTCTTTGGCTCGTTAATGTACATTATTGAAGGGCCAGATAATGGGTTTTCGAGCATTCCACAAAGTATCTACTGGGCGATTGTAACTATCACCACTGTGGGGTACGGCGACTTAGTGCCACACACAGTACTCGGCAAGTTTGTGGCGTCGTTAACTATGTTGCTGGGCTACTCAATTCTAGCGGTACCCACAGGCATTATTACGGCGGAATTAAACCAAGAAATGAAAGTGAGTCGTGAACTGATCCGCTGTCCAAACTGTGCCACCAGCGGCCATGAAACCGATGCACATTACTGCAAAGAATGTGGTACCCACCTGCCGGAACAGGTGTAA
- a CDS encoding YchE family NAAT transporter, translating into MQTIEFAIYLQFFVGLIAAVNPIGIMPVFVSLTAHMSPDERNKTAYTANIAVTVILTVSLLAGQFLLDMFSISLDSFRVAGGLLLMSIAFSMMSGKLGEDKQNKQEKSESISREQIGVVPLAMPLMAGPGAISSTIVYGARYPGLSSTVGIAVTICLFAFSCWLLFRSAPIIVRFLGQTGINVITRIMGLILGALGIEFIATGLRALFPGLS; encoded by the coding sequence ATGCAAACAATCGAATTTGCTATTTACCTTCAATTTTTTGTCGGCTTAATTGCGGCCGTAAACCCTATCGGTATCATGCCGGTGTTTGTGTCCTTAACTGCGCATATGAGTCCCGATGAGCGCAATAAAACAGCCTATACCGCCAATATTGCTGTCACAGTGATCTTAACGGTGTCATTGCTTGCAGGGCAGTTTTTACTGGATATGTTCAGCATTTCACTGGATTCATTCCGAGTCGCTGGTGGCTTGCTACTAATGAGCATCGCATTTTCGATGATGAGCGGTAAACTCGGTGAAGATAAACAGAACAAACAAGAAAAATCGGAATCAATCAGCCGAGAACAAATAGGGGTTGTTCCTCTCGCTATGCCGCTCATGGCTGGGCCTGGTGCTATCAGTTCAACCATAGTTTACGGTGCACGCTACCCAGGACTATCAAGTACAGTGGGTATCGCGGTAACTATTTGTCTATTTGCATTCAGCTGTTGGCTACTGTTTCGTAGTGCCCCCATTATTGTCCGCTTCCTTGGACAAACTGGCATCAACGTCATCACCCGTATTATGGGTTTGATTTTGGGTGCTTTAGGTATTGAATTCATCGCCACGGGCTTACGGGCCCTATTTCCAGGCTTGAGTTAA